TACAGCAGCGCATGTGAGAAGCAGCTAGCCCTCTTGCAAAGGACATGTTGGCTAAAAAGTCACAGTTTGCGTAGTGTACTGGTGGGAAGAGAGCAGTGTATTTAAAAACAAGCCCTCTCCTTACTGCTGCTGATGTACTTTACTTGCAAGATCCCTGCTGCAAATGGCTAGTAACATTTACCTTTCCTAAAGGGGAACATCTATTTTGTGATGCCTGAACTTCCTATGGGGCTGCAGGCAGCCTCTCCTGGAGAGAGGAATTTCATGTGGGTTTGTTTTAACCCAGCTTGtgtccaaataaatgttagtctctaaggtgccataagtactcctttttttgtATCAGTTAGTGTCTGAAATATTAAACAGTCCCTCTTCTGAAGTGATCAAGCTCCTTAGCTGGGCAGAATGAGGGGATTAACCCTAAGGAAGCTAATTAAGGGGTAGTTACAAGAGCTGTTTCTACCTATTCACTTATAAATACTTCAATTGTCCACAGCAGCTAGAATGTTTGGAAGAGAATATTGCTGCAGCTAAGGAGCATGTGTGTATTCTAAACAGTTGCCTGTCGTAACTGCAGTGTGAAAGTCAGTCATATCCTTTATGTATTGAATGTCAGGAGGAAGCTGAAAGATCTCATTTCCTGCACAATGAAGACACAGGCATTGCAAGAGCAGCTGAGGCAAAAACCTCTCCTACAAAACCTGCTGGGGGGGGAAGGCACAGGATAACTATTAAACCCTCTTGATCTCAAATGAATTTAAGAAATCTCTCCAGTGATAGTGCCCTCTATCACTACAGAGGCCATTCTCCCTTACAGCAATGTAAGTGGCTGAACATTCTTGGAGGCTTTTCTATTTATCACCAGCTGCTGAGAATCCTGTTTTCCAGGGTAAAGGCAAGAGTGCACTGTCCAGGTCAATGGGCTTAGCAGCATTCCTTGTGGAGGAAAGCCCAGGAGCTGGCTGCCTGCTGGAGATgatgagctgggctgggctgctctTCGAAGTGGAGATGTAAACAGCTACGGTGAAGGGAGCCATTGATGCAGGAAACCAGGGCAGTTAGCCTGCTGAGCTGCTAGTTAAGGTCACAGGGTGAGTGTCTCACAGAATCCAAGTCAATAAGACcaaccaaaaaaataaacaaacccatCTCACCAATTTAGGTCACTAGCAGAGGATGAAATGCCCCTTCCCAGCAGGGATGAATGTGAGGTGAAAGAAGAGATTACACTGATGGGGCAAAGTCAGGACCTCTGTTTCCCTTCAACCCACTTACACTAAAGGATTATTTCCTCTCTGAGTGAAATGCATAAGGTACCTCCCCTAACCGTTAAGACACTGCCAAGTATGTTCTACTCACTAGAAGTCTTAGCTACCACTGTCAAAAATGAGGCAGATGCCATTTGAGACACAGGACTGAGAATCAGTGCAGTAAGGCATCATACAGCTGATTTTTGCATACTGTTTAATACAGGAACAATGGAGCCTGTTCAGGAAAGcattctctcccccagcccatgAGCGTCTGTACTGGGATGCCAGAGCAGGTGCTTTTCCCTTGAGAGTTCTGTACCTGCTGTtgctcagtggaaaaaaaaaaaaaaaaaaaaaaaaaatagagtttgCATGTTCAAGAGAGACTGGCAGCAATGGATCAAGAAAGCAAAGGGTGCTCTAGGCTGGAAGATCAGACACTGCTCTGAACCCACTGATGAGGTGATGCAGACCTGCATGCATTATGAAATGCTCAGCATTTGAGCTTTTGCCTCTCAATGCCAGGAACAGGGTCTTTCACAGCTCCACAAATATTGGTTCCACCAGTTACTGCTCACATTGAAAGAACCTGGAGCCACATTTAGATAAATGCTGGTTGGTTGCTGAAAGGAGCTGTCTCTGTGAATCACTGCCTGGCTTGCTCCCCTTTGTTGGTGGGTGGAAAATGCTGAAAAGGATTGATTTTGGCACAGcaccttttaaaatgaaatctgtctTGAGAGCCTTCCCACTAACCCACCCCCACCATCTTACTGAAATCTTTAAAGCAATATAACACCACTATCCCCTTGTTCCGCTCAGGAACAGAAATGAGACATTCGATGAATAAAACCATCTCTTTCCTCATCTAGAGAAGGATGCAGCTGCTTCTGacattctctttctccctccctccgggTGTGGAAGGGCCTTCCCCTTGCTCAAACCTGGGTACAGAATACTGTAATTTTTAAAACCAATGTCTTAGCATAACTCTCCAATTGTACAAACAATGCTCTAACCAGCAGCTGGATTTTCTCTACACAGAGGTGTTTTAGTTCTCTGAGGGGAATGGGGTATTTGCTTGTTAGAgttaaaaaggaaacagaaaaaataacCAGACAGCACACTGAATGATACTACTGTGTATCTGCTCACAGTACTTTAAATTTAAAAGCCAATACTGAAGTACTCAATGAAATGTGGATTCCTTGGGTTAGTTCCAATTCTaggaagttaaaaaacaaaacaataaaataacccTAGGCAATGTTCCTCGAAGTAGTAGGATCTCTCATCTATCAGATTACTGGTGCCACTGTAAATTAAATTCTCAAGACATCTGTGCCTTTAACAGGGGAAGGTACAGGAGGAGCAGGTATATGTAAAATGCTGGCAGGTTTTGTTGAATCCATAGAGAATCAGTCCTGGACCTAAGCTGTCGTGTCCTGGGAAGCTACATTGCTCCCATTACCACTCTTTTTTCTTCTCGTCCATGGAGACACCACCAGGACCCAGCGCCACCACCAGAAGAAGCCCTCCAATGACAGACATGGTCTGGAAGAAGTCATACTTGAGGAAGTCATGCATGGGCTTGTAGGCCGGGATGGTCCAGAAGGCGTTAAAGTAGATGTTGATGGCAAACAGCCAGATGACCAGAGTCAAGGCAGCCAGCTTGGTCTTAAAGCCAATCGCCACTAAGATAATCAGGGCTGTGCCCACGATGTTCTGGAGAATCTGCAGtagcagagtggggaggaaagaggagagTCAGGGTTATACACAGCTATGTTATGGTATTCTATAGAGCACAGGCACTGCATACCCAGCTcacacaggtataaatagcagtgtagccagcaAGCCATAGCTTAGGGTGGGCAAAGTGTCCTACACACCCCACGGTATAGACCCTGCACACTCAAGCCATGCCACCCATGTCTGCACTGCTAACTTCAGCAGTGTCATGTTCTGCTGCCTCCCCCTGTCAGAGCCTTTCCTCGCCACAGTGAAGGCATCTGGCAGCTGTAggagtctttccccactgccagagcctttcactggggtgtgtagctacacatgtagtgcagacatagccttaaagAAATATGCATGGAGGAGGTGTAGTCGCTGCAGTGTTGTTCAGGTAAAGGCAATTCAACAGGCtgctgtaagaacataagaacggccctactgggtcagaccaaaggtccatctagcccagtatcctgtcttccgacagtagccagcGCCAGATTCCCCCGGCGGGAGGTAGTCaccaagcgatccatcccctgtcgcccatccccagcttctggcaaacagaggctagggacaccatccttacccatcctggctgtGATACAGATACGCTAGGGCAGGTTATCTCTAAGTTCCTTCAGTAACTAAAGGGCCCTTTCCGGCTACCTCTATTCATGTGAATTGTCCCACTCATTACAATGATCCAGTGGCAGGACTTGGTGACTGATGGCTGCAAGGGTCAACCCTTAGTTTGTGTGGGACCCTGAGGGTAGATTTTGGGCTACCGTTCCCTGGAATTTAGTTTCAAGTCGGTGCTTCCTAAGCTAAGATCTTGTTTATGAAGAGGTGAGTAGTTTGGGTTGAAGTATCTCTGCTGTCACTCAGACCTGAAGAAATTTTTTACCCTACTGCTTAAAGACTCAATTATTAAATTAGTTAAAAAAGACTGATACTTTATCCTTCTCTAGCACTTTGTGCTAAGCAGATCACGTATAGACATTAACTCATAACACACCCAGGAGGTCAGAACACAGTATCTCTAGTTGACAGGACCCAAATCTGGCATTCTTACATAAGGAGACCCAGTGAAATAGTTGAGGACTCGAAAGAGGAGAAGAATTGCTGGATTGGGATCCCACCCAGGCTGTAGCAGAGCAGTGAAGCCCAAtgccttgactcccagttctGTGCCAGATACTTACAGAAAAGAAGCTAACATCAAAATGTAGCAGTGTCATGAACATGAGGACCAGCAGCACACGTCCACCCAGCTGCATGTACTGTTTGGGGGAGCTTTCCCGCATGGTGGGGACCCCGGCAAACATGCTTTTCCCCTCTGACCGTGACTCAGCCAAAAGCAGCAGCAAGCCTCCCCCAAGGGCAAGGttcctggggagagagaggggggggggcATAGAGAAGAAATAAAAATCTACAGGTCAGTGCAAGTAAAATAAAAGCTACATCATAGAGCTTGTTGGATGTGTCATGAAGATCATTCTACCTGAATGAGTGAGAATGCCACCAAGAACCTTGGATTGGTTctcactatgtcccacagcaatctgccctccaagaaatcatcatgttccccactGATTCAGTAGTTCTTATGGCTCTGCAGATGCAAGCGCTGGACGCACGATCCTCTTGTAACGCTTATGACCATAGCGTGGAGCTATGCAGGCCCCAAGTGTCTATCAAAGACTGCATGcacttgtgggattttttttttaaaaaggtgcaaaCAACATGGGACatagatgacattatgggatggagactcCTTGCTCCCAATCACTCCGCGCGACTCATTTCTGCCCtgccatgcattgccaaaacttccccaAAAGAGAGTGCACTGGATGGTGGcgggttgcacactgggatatcTATCCATGGTACACTACAtattgacacaagcactcctggcgAGCATATGCAGTGTTGatgcaaggagccaagtatgcaccTGCGCAAGCGATCTATTGATTGCAGCAGCTTTGTGCCGACGTAATTTGCGTTGACCAAAGTTTGTCGGATAGAGATGGCCTTAAATGTGACCTTTATAAAGACCTCTTCATTCCTGTCCCTGGGTGACATGCACAGAAGCAAGTCTGCAAGGACAGTACAGGGAGGTAAAATGAACTAGGACCTACCTCATCAAGAACTTCAGATCCCATAGAATGCTGTAAGCAATGgtctgggagggggaaaaaaaaaaaaaaacactgaaatatttaagCTATTTCCACCTCCTTGAAAAGGGAGAGCTTTTAGAGTGTTCAAAGCCAGTGTGATTAAATGCAGGATGTAAGAATCAATAACATCTTACAAAGTTACTTAGTTTAGCATGATGACAATAAGGAGCTTTTATGAGAATCCATTTTGGATGCAGAAGGTCAGGCTCACTCATTAGCCCAGGTGCTTTTTATAGCACCCACAGATCTGCGACTCTCAGAGCTTTTTGCAGATAGTTAATTAACCCTCAGCAATCCCCTGTGGCAGTCAAGTATCcatcccattgtacagatggggaaacagagaggcAGGAAGGTTAAACTAaatgcccaagatcacacaactAGTCAGTGGCAAatttgggaacagaacccagaagttaTAACTCCTACTCTTCTGCTTTAGACAAAATGTTAACGAAAACCTTTCCTGTCCAAaataagtttttttgttttttcagcatTCAAATGGGGATCCTTCCACTTTGGGATATTCTTGTAGCAATCACTGTGGGGTCAAGACCAAATCAGTTATAGGTCTCTTATGCAGTAGGCTGCTGAAGCTCATGTGAGTTGCAAAGGGGACCTCCTCCTACTATATGGGACAGGATTGGTTCGATACTTGTCAGTGCTTGGAAAAAACAGCCGGCTGATCCGATCTGCATCAGCATCCAAGGAGAATACCTCGCTGCTGTGCATGTCAGAGGAAGAACAGCTGTAACCATGTTGCCATAAGAGATCATGGCCAATTGAAGGAGGGCAGTGGGCTCAATGGGCTGAGCAGGGCAGTCCTTCCTGCTTCTTTAACAGACAGATCAGTCCCACTGGGGTTGGTGGGGAGGGCCTGAAAGATAGGGACTGTACTTTGGAAGACTTGAGGCTTCCTACCTGTAATGCTATAATTCCAAACAAGCCGAAGCAGGCATACTGCACAAAGTTCCTACTCAGCACCAGGATACAGCCGCCTGAGGAAGGGAAATTAAACAGCGTTACCACATATCCAGCTCACACAGGAAACAGTTGGTTTTGGTTTGAATTTCAGCAGGTTAAGGATTTCATGTAGCAAAGTCACAGAGGGCCTCTGCTAGGAGATATCGGGTATCAAAACACtgctggtttggggggggggggggggcagctttaAAATCTGCATTCTCCACACAGTGAGACATTGTCGTATGGCTCCTGAAGAACATCTCTCCATTATTCCACCAGGTGATGGAGCAAGGGATCAAACATATGCTTTGTTTAGTCCCTGGCACTTCGTACTAGTTGGCAGCTGCCATGTAAGGGTACATCTactctgcaataaaagacctgcagcacagccatagctggcccaggtcagctgactccagCTTGTGGAGCTCAGACTGGGGgggttataaaattgcagcatggacatttgggctcaggctggggcccgCCGTTTCAAACCCTGCAAGGTGACTGGGTGGGTCtcagaccctgggctccagcccaatccTGAATGTCTATACTGCTACT
This region of Natator depressus isolate rNatDep1 chromosome 16, rNatDep2.hap1, whole genome shotgun sequence genomic DNA includes:
- the SURF4 gene encoding surfeit locus protein 4, with the protein product MGQNDLMSTAEDFADQFLRVTKQYLPHVARLCLISTFLEDGIRMWFQWSEQRDYIDATWNCGYFLASIFVFLNLFGQLSGCILVLSRNFVQYACFGLFGIIALQTIAYSILWDLKFLMRNLALGGGLLLLLAESRSEGKSMFAGVPTMRESSPKQYMQLGGRVLLVLMFMTLLHFDVSFFSILQNIVGTALIILVAIGFKTKLAALTLVIWLFAINIYFNAFWTIPAYKPMHDFLKYDFFQTMSVIGGLLLVVALGPGGVSMDEKKKEW